The Maridesulfovibrio sp. genomic sequence CAAAAAGATTACCGAAGTGGATCCCATGTTCTTCGGAACCCAGATTGTTATTGAAGCAAATGAGCTTGACGGCCGTGACGCAGAGTTCATGGGCAATGATAAATACGGCCCCAAAGGGGAATACGGACAGTACGGCTGGTATGAAGGCGGTGCCTGGAAAATTACTGAAATGCACAGGAACGACCCCAACAATACCCGCTCATGGTACATGATACCGCGCGACACCCAAAAAGCGGTTCTGACCGAGCCCTATACCACCACGATAGTTCCCGATGTAATGGCTACAGTCAGTGTGCCTATTCTCAAAAACGGGAAATTCATCGGTGTTGTCGGAATCGACTTTGTCCTCGGGGCCTTTGAAAAAATGATCGCGGACATCCATCCCATGGAAACTGGTTACGCATTTATTACTTCCAATAAAGGATACTGCGTTGCCCACCCCAATAAAGATCTTGTAACCCAAAATATAGGGGAAGCCTTCCCTGAAAAAGACCGTTCGGCGATTATGGATGCCATTGAGAACGGCAAGCCCTACCACGCAACAATCACCTCCCCCAAAAACGGCAAAGAATACTTTTATGTATTTGAACCGATTATGATTTCCGGCACATCCACGCCATGGTCCTTCGGACTGGCCATCCCGACTGACAAAATCTACGCTGAAGCCAACAGTTTCCTGAAACTAATCCTGACAATTTCCGTGCTGGCTATCATACTGGTTGTCTGTGCTGTACTGTTTATTGCCCGCAGCATATCCAAACCAATCGGCCTGCTGGTTAGCGATGCGCAGGAAATTGCTCAAGGTAATTTTGATAACAAACTCGATTCCAACCTTTTCGGCGGAGAACTGAAGACTTTGCATGAGGCCCTGAACTCCATGGTGGAAAGTCTGGTCAAATTCATCTCCACTGCTGAAGAGAAATCCAAGGAAGCCGAGAAGCAGACCGAGGCCGCCAATACGGCCCTCGAAGAAGCAAGGCAGGCCAAAGAAGAAGCCGAACGGGCCAAAGCAGAAGGCATGCTGCAGGCTGCAAGGCAACTGGAAGGCATTGTGGAGCAGGTCACTTCCGCTTCCGAGGAGCTTTCCTCCCAGATTGAGGAATCCGCTCGCGGATCTGAAATCCAGCGTGAACGCACTTCCGAATCTGCAACAGCCATGGAAGAAATGAATGCCTCGGTTCTTGAAGTGGCGCAGAATGCATCTCAGGCTGCGGAAAGCGCCATGGACGCCAAAAGAAACGCTGAAAACGGCGGTAGAATCGTTGCAGATGTAGTATCTTCCATCGACTCAGTAAGCAAAGCCTCCTCTAAAATGGTCAGCGGCCTGAACGAACTGGGTACACAGGCGGAAGGCATTTCACAAGTCATCACAGTAATCACCGATATTGCCGACCAGACCAACCTGCTGGCACTTAACGCCGCCATTGAAGCGGCCCGCGCAGGTGAAGCTGGACGCGGCTTTGCTGTTGTAGCAGATGAAGTACGCAAGCTGGCTGAAAAAACCATGCAGGCCACTCATGAAGTTGAACAGGCTGTTCATGCTATTCAAGCAGAGACCAAAAGAAATATTGACGAGATGAACAATGCTGCCAACATGGTTGCCAAGAGCACCGAATATGCCGGCCAAGCCGGTGAAAGCCTTGAAACCATTGTTGAAAACGTGGACTCCACTGCAGATCAGGTCCGGGCAATTGCCACAGCCAGTGAGGAGCAGTCCGCTGCCAGTGAACAGATCAACCGCGGAACCGAAGAGGTTAACCGCATAGCCATGGAAACTGCCGAAGCTATGCAGCAGTCCATGACCGCTGTTGCCGACCTTGCAAGACTCTCCGGTGAACTTCAGAATCTCATTGAGGAACTCAAGGCGTTTAGCAACTGATTGCAGTAAAATTAAAAACTTGCTGGTAAAATCAAAACCAGCATACAAAGCAATAAGAAAAGGCTGGAACAACGTGTGGAGATAACTGCGCGGGTTTCAGCCTTTTTTTCTTGCCACTGTAGGAAGAACTCTCTGCAATGTCAGAGCTGCCGGAAAATCATTCTGCCATCTTTTTTTTGGAAATGAATACTTTTTACTTGAAAACGATTCTCATATTCATTATGACTGTTTTCAGGCAAACAAATCAAAACAGGAGATTTACCATGACCCAGACA encodes the following:
- a CDS encoding methyl-accepting chemotaxis protein, whose product is MFKNMRIGTKIALSISVLMIIIFITFTGITVSKTRESSIMQAKGLAGEMAGRYVNEVKGIIEKALDASWVGAATILSMTEYKETIHRDMVDEFIKKITEVDPMFFGTQIVIEANELDGRDAEFMGNDKYGPKGEYGQYGWYEGGAWKITEMHRNDPNNTRSWYMIPRDTQKAVLTEPYTTTIVPDVMATVSVPILKNGKFIGVVGIDFVLGAFEKMIADIHPMETGYAFITSNKGYCVAHPNKDLVTQNIGEAFPEKDRSAIMDAIENGKPYHATITSPKNGKEYFYVFEPIMISGTSTPWSFGLAIPTDKIYAEANSFLKLILTISVLAIILVVCAVLFIARSISKPIGLLVSDAQEIAQGNFDNKLDSNLFGGELKTLHEALNSMVESLVKFISTAEEKSKEAEKQTEAANTALEEARQAKEEAERAKAEGMLQAARQLEGIVEQVTSASEELSSQIEESARGSEIQRERTSESATAMEEMNASVLEVAQNASQAAESAMDAKRNAENGGRIVADVVSSIDSVSKASSKMVSGLNELGTQAEGISQVITVITDIADQTNLLALNAAIEAARAGEAGRGFAVVADEVRKLAEKTMQATHEVEQAVHAIQAETKRNIDEMNNAANMVAKSTEYAGQAGESLETIVENVDSTADQVRAIATASEEQSAASEQINRGTEEVNRIAMETAEAMQQSMTAVADLARLSGELQNLIEELKAFSN